AAAATGACCGCACTTTTTAAAGTGCGGTCGTTATTCATGAAGAATTGAGGCGATCAAATGTTAACAGATAAACGACCTTTCACAGAAGAAGATCGGACGATTTTGAATTCTTATGTGGCAGTGGTTGAAGGTGTCAGTGCCTTGATTGGTAATCATTGTGAAATTGTTTTGCATTCTTTGGAAGATTTAGAACGTTCGGCGATTTGTATTGCTAACGGACATAATACCCATCGCCAAGTGGGTTCGCCAATCACCGATTTTGCCTTAAAATCACTCCATAACATGAAAACCGAAAGCGTCTCCAAGCCTTATTTTACCCGTGCGAAAGGCAATGGATTGATGAAATCGGTGACTATTGCGATTCGCAACAAATCCCAGCGCATTATTGGCTTGTTGTGTATCAATATTAATTTAGACGTCCCAGCATCACAATTTTTGCAAGC
This sequence is a window from [Pasteurella] mairii. Protein-coding genes within it:
- a CDS encoding sulfur relay, TusB/DsrH family protein gives rise to the protein MLTDKRPFTEEDRTILNSYVAVVEGVSALIGNHCEIVLHSLEDLERSAICIANGHNTHRQVGSPITDFALKSLHNMKTESVSKPYFTRAKGNGLMKSVTIAIRNKSQRIIGLLCININLDVPASQFLQAFMPTPEQDEASAVNFASSVEELVTQTIEQTVEEITADRKVANNNKNKQIVISLFEKGIFDIKDAINLVADRLNISRHTVYLYIRQIKQDHEEIK